A stretch of Ipomoea triloba cultivar NCNSP0323 chromosome 13, ASM357664v1 DNA encodes these proteins:
- the LOC116001007 gene encoding myb family transcription factor EFM-like, whose protein sequence is MMASPSELTLDCKPHTYSMLLKSFGDHHLHPHHQNDQTLQKLEEFLSRLEEERLKIDAFKRELPLCMQLLTNAMEASRQQLQSFRANNNNHGAARPVLEEFIPLKNSSSPEGTTDQKAAAAGDKANWMTTAQLWSQGNNSNNNNNNNESALQQKLQKIPDKETEIGFCVSPNPQMNNNNGGAFLPFSKDRSGSCPSPTLALASSDGKDVVEEKKSLEIVNLGNKCSNGPAATPEQGKSGGCGGGGGGGGATLPPPQDSQTAAGTAAQPHRKARRCWSPDLHRRFVNALQMLGGSQVATPKQIRELMKVDGLTNDEVKSHLQKYRLHTRRPGPTPQAAAAAAPQLVVLGGIWVPPEYATAAAAAHGGAQAAAAAAATLYGAHPTTTHAHHPASQHFSVGHEFYAAAPTQPPPPQHLPLHHPLHHQFHMYKPPPQAPESDGRSESIEDGKSESGSWRADSGAENGGEGRALAALREDGEVSNGSDITLKF, encoded by the exons ATGATGGCATCGCCCTCGGAGCTAACCCTTGACTGCAAACCCCACACCTACTCCATGCTTCTCAAGTCCTTTGgagatcatcatcttcatccccATCACCAAAACGATCAAACCCTGCAAAAACTTGAAGAGTTTCTCTCTCGACTCGAAGAAGAACGCCTCAAGATTGACGCCTTTAAACGCGAACTCCCCCTTTGCATGCAACTCCTAACCAATG CCATGGAGGCTTCAAGGCAACAGCTACAATCTTTCAGGGCAAACAATAATAACCATGGCGCGGCGAGGCCTGTTCTTGAAGAATTCATTCCTCTCAAAAATTCCAGCTCGCCGGAAGGGACGACGGATCAGAAGGCCGCCGCCGCCGGGGACAAGGCGAATTGGATGACCACCGCGCAGCTATGGAGCCAAggaaataatagtaataataataataataataatgaatctGCCCTGCAGCAAAAACTACAGAAGATTCCGGATAAGGAGACTGAGATAGGGTTTTGTGTGAGCCCAAATCCGCAGATGAATAATAACAATGGCGGAGCTTTTCTTCCGTTCTCGAAAGATCGGAGCGGTTCTTGCCCTAGCCCGACGCTAGCCCTAGCTTCCTCGGACGGCAAAGACGTAGTGGAAGAGAAGAAGAGTTTGGAGATTGTGAATCTTGGCAACAAGTGCAGTAATGGACCTGCTGCAACACCTGAGCAAGGAAAATCCGGTGGctgtggcggcggcggcggtggcggtggtGCTACTCTTCCTCCGCCGCAGGATTCTCAGACGGCAGCCGGAACCGCCGCACAACCGCATAGAAAGGCTAGAAGATGCTGGTCGCCGGACTTGCACAGACGCTTTGTTAATGCTCTTCAAATGTTGGGAGGTTCtcaag TTGCAACGCCAAAACAAATCAGAGAACTAATGAAGGTTGATGGTTTGACCAATGATGAAGTTAAAAGCCATCTACAG AAATACAGGCTGCACACAAGAAGGCCAGGGCCGACCCCACAAGCGGCAGCCGCGGCAGCGCCGCAGCTGGTGGTTCTAGGTGGCATATGGGTCCCACCGGAGTACgcaaccgccgccgccgccgcccacGGTGGCGCACAAGCAGCAGCAGCGGCCGCCGCCACTCTCTACGGCGCACATCCGACCACTACCCACGCTCATCACCCAGCTTCCCAGCACTTCTCGGTGGGTCACGAGTTTTACGCCGCCGCGCCGACACAGCCGCCGCCGCCCCAACACCTCCCTCTCCACCACCCCCTCCACCACCAGTTCCACATGTACAAGCCACCGCCACAAGCCCCGGAGTCCGACGGCCGGTCGGAGAGCATTGAGGACGGAAAATCGGAGAGCGGCAGCTGGAGAGCGGATAGCGGCGCCGAAAACGGCGGAGAGGGAAGAGCACTGGCGGCATTAAGGGAAGATGGGGAAGTCAGCAATGGAAGTGATATCACTCTCAAGTTCTAA